The Theileria equi strain WA chromosome 2 map unlocalized gcontig_1105316255037, whole genome shotgun sequence genomic sequence TCATGGATTATTTTGGACTTTATGGGTTTTCTTTGGATAGACAACTTCAGGAACCATTATTCTTACCCACTCTTATCACCACAAAGCAGTCGCTACTCTCACCCTTACCAATACATCCATATACGCATTTATACCAACATTCAGATTCCCAAGGAAACTTCCAAGACAACAACGTCGGCGCTTCCAGATCCCAATGTCTTTGACTTTCTCGATGTTTGTTTATCTATACATTTCCGCGGCATGCATGTTTATGCAAACACATTTCATCTTTCAGACACCAGAGGTTGAGAACCAGAGGGCCACTTCAACATACGAAATCGACACGGAAAAGTCAATGGATTCGAGGAGCATTCTCGAGAGGAATGTAGAGATTGGCAAAAAGTTGCTCAGCGGGGAGCTCGAGGCAAATGTATATCGCGGCAAAGGCGCCTACAAGCCCATCATGAACATAAGAGAGGGCAGTATTGCCGCCTCAAAGTACACTGGACTCTATGGACCAGTTCGTGCTTCTGGCACAAACATTAGGACAACACTCCGTATCGACTACCAGCCGGATGTCTGCAAGGACTACAAGGAAACGGGCTACTGCGGCTTTGGAGACACTTGCAAGTTCCTGCACGATAGGAGCGATTACAAGTCAGGGTGGCAGTTGGAGAAGGAATGGGAACAGCAGCAGGCTGAGAAGCGCCTGAAAATGCAGGCAAAGTTAGACAAGTGGCAAAGGAAGATGCAAGCATCTCTCAATGGCGAGTCAGTCGACTCCTGTTCGGAATCAGAGTCGGAAGAATCGGAAAGCGATTCCGACtgttcttcttcctcgGAGAGTGAGGACGACGAGACGATGGACAAGAGCCTCAAGAAGCTCATAAAGTCCAAGGCAaagaagatggagattcCATTCTGTTGTCTCTCTTGCAAGCGAGTCTGGCGCCTGGAAATGGACCCGATCGTCACTTCCTGCAACCACTACTTTTGCCAGCAGTGTGCAATCGCTTCCTACTCCAAAAACTCAAAGTGCGCCAAGTGCGGCAACACTCAGGACGGCATCCTGAACAAGGCGACTAACGTCCTAAAGCTCCTGGAATCGATTGGCAAAGGTGCGGAATCGGCGGCCCTCCCGTGAGGACGAGACCCACTCGGCGGTGGTGTACCTGGGCCTTGGCTCTCGCTCTGTTGCAGTTTCCTTTGAAATAACTTGGAGGTTGAATGGATGAAACAGTTTCGGCGTCTCtgtttattttccaaaacTTCTTTCGCTTTGTTACCACTCTAAGTCTCTTCCCCTTGGCAATTTGCCAAAGGAAGGTGTCTTTTAATCGCAACGCTTAttttttacacatttcccTACTGCTCTTTCAGTTTGTGCTTGTGGTTTGTTGACTGGATCCTCCATAGGCGTTTGCAGGCCCACCTCGCGCTGAAACACATTTACTATGGACTCACTGGGATTTTCTTTTCAATCGTAGGCCAGAGGCTCTGCGTTCCAGTCATAACTGGAGGCATTGGCGCCGGAAAATCGACTCTCGGTGAGTTTGCCGTATGTCTCTCATCGCCACTCACAGGCCACTACTTTGCGTCCAATGGTTTTCTCGTCATCGACAGCGACTCGATCAACAGACAGGTTTGCTATTCGTCTAGATACTCTATGGGCATCGCCATTTGCAGCTGATGGTCCCGGGGACGTTTGCGTACGAGAGTTTGATTCACAAGTTTGGACTCGGCATAGTGCTGCCGAGCGGCGAGATCGACAGGGCGGCCCTGCGGGAGATTGTCTTTAACGACGACgccaagaggaagatgCTAAACCGGTGTCTGCACAAGTACATCATCTACCAAATCATCTGGGAGGTTTTTAGACACCGGATCCTCTCGTGGAATGATCGCATTGGTTGGTTGCTTACTCGCCAGTCTATACAGGCATGTGCAGTGATTGAGGTGCCGCTGCTGTACGACACGCCGCTATCGTGGATTTGCGGTCCGATTATCGTTTGCGTGGCAAGTGTGGACACGAGGGTGAGTCGCTGTCAGACACGCAACGCCGATCTATCGAGGAACATCATCCTCAACATCATCAAGTAGGTTACTCTCTCGCCAGTCACGACGCGCAGGTCACAGCCAACCAACGAGAAGCTGATCGCTTGGGGAGACTTTGTCATTGAGAATGAGTCGAGCATTGAGGAATACCACAAACGCGCCCAGGAGCTGCTGGATTTTTTGTAACTCGTTTCTCTTCTTGTACCGTCCATGTTCCTCCTAGTCAGTCAGCGTGCATTCGTCGGCTTTTGCCTGAGAGTTTGCCAGTGGCCACCGCTTGCCGCACACTCGGCGGCGTGGCCTTGCGGGTGCCCCGTCGCCTCCAGTTTGAATCCTCTGGGTGATGTAAAGTAGAAATTCAGCAAATCTGGACGCGCAAACAGCAAGAAACACTCAGAGAGTCCCTCAAGTTCACGATTTACGCCTCCAGTCACAATGAGCTCCAGCGCAGCCTCAAACGGCAACGAACTCATCCAGCTGCAGGAGCTGCTGAGCATAGAGGCCAATAACACGTGCTTTGACTGCGGCTCCATCGGTCCCACCTGGGCGTCGCTCTCCCATGGCAGTTTCATCTGTCTCACGTGCTCAGGCATTCACAGGTTTGTTTCTTGGTCTCTCTACACCCACACTCAGAGGTTTTGGCCTGCAGACGAGCTTCGTCAAGAGCGTGACGATGGACACCTGGTCAGCCAGGCAGCTCTTGTACATGAAAAACGGAGGAAACGCCAACCTCAAGTCATTTTTTGACGAATACAAGATCACAGAGCTGCCGATATCGGCCAGATACAAGACTGAAGGTGCAGCCTACTACAGGAAACGTCTCAGGGCAATCGTAGACGAGGCACCCCTGCCTCCTCCGCTGGACCCAAGCATCGCTCTCCAGCTCGAGTCTCAACACTCGGAGTACGTGCAGGGAACGCCCGCACCTGAAGCGCCAAAGCCAGCCCCTAAAAAGTCTGGATTTACCAATCGACACCCCGAACCTCAGGGTGACGTTTTCAACACAATTGGAACTGCCTTTGGCTCATTTGTCCAAACTGCCTACGCCAACGCTGAAAAGGCAGTCTCTGACATTCAAACTAGTGCCGTCATGGACCAGGCAAAGGGCATGTTTGaaatggtttgttttcCCTCGTGTGCATGCACAATGTTTGCAGAGCAAGTCGTGGATCGAGGTCAAGGGGAAAAAGTTTGCCGAGAATATCCAAGACCCAGAGTGGTGGGAAGAGAACCACTGCAAGGCCAGAATCGGAGCCCAAAAAATGGCCTTTCAACTCACCAGCGTATgtttcttccttctctatttcatcttcctcctccactCTCCACGTTCATTATACCACCCATTTCTCCCACCCACCTTCATTCTACTCATTCAGGTCGCATCGAATGCGCAGGACTGGTTTAACCGTAAATTCACGGGGGTGTCTGGCCAGGAGGAGCAGTTTGTGTATAGGCAGCCGGAGACTCAGGTGCAAAGCACCGAGACTCCTCCTCCTACAATGAGCGCGCCGGTTGGCGGTTCAGCGTCTATATGGTCGGAGCCAAAGGATACGGACGACTCGGATCCTATCATGGACCATTTCAAAAAGGTTGCGCCCTAAGGGATCCGCTCTGGAGTGGGCGAGAGTAATTTTATGTAATCATTTTCACGTCACCGTAGCATAGGTAGTGAGAGAGAGTGATGGAGCCTGAAATTGTGAGTCTCAAGGACGATTGGCTGAGATTCTGTTGTGTGAGTCTGGTGGAGTGCCTTCTAGGGCCTAAACCTGCATCCTCACTTGTAATTATGCAAAAAACCATCGCAATGTACATTAAATTCTAGTCTTTGTCCCAGTGACTCgttattttccatcaacttGCGTCAGTTGATTGGGACTGAGTTGCGCGGCGACCTTCCGCGGCATATCCCAAGCCTAGAGACGACTAGGTCAATTTACGGATACTTCTACCATTTTTAAGCTTAAAGGAGGTTGTTTGAGTCGATTAATCGCCCATTTACCCTCGCTGGTTAGTTTTGGCCATTTTGCAGCTTTTGCGGCCGTTAAACTCACTACCACGTTGGATATTAGCTTCAAATAAATTAGCCGGAAAATGCTCAGCTACGATACTGCGGTGTCTACGGAGGTGGAGGGGATCTCCCTCTCCTTCTTGTCAAACGAGGAGATTCACACCTTGTCAGTCTCTGAAATCAAGAATATAGGACGTTCTGGCTATGAATCAGCTGGTAAGTCATGTATTTACGACCCAGCTCTGGGATCCAGTGACATTTACAAGCACTGCTCCTCCTGCAATGAAATGACAAACTGTGACGGCCATTTGGGTCACATTGACTTTGCAGTGCCCCTCTTCCATCCACTCATGTTGCCCAGTCTCGTCAAGCTCCTCAAGACCGTCTGCTTCTACTGCCTTAAACTCAAGCTCAGGAAGAAGCAGGTGCTCAAGTTCCAGAGACTCTTTGATCTCGCAAAGGCCGGAATGCTTTCAGATTTAATCGTCTTTGACCAACTCTTTGGGAATGACAAGGATGATGACGAGAAGGATGCAGAGGCATCCAACAGAACCAAACTCCATCAGCTCTCAAAGGAGTCGAAAAAGGACCACATTAAAAAGATTCTCTTTAAGCTGAAAAAGGTGGCTCAAGTAAGAAGTGGAGGTGATGCTCAAGCGACGAATTTGACAAGGCTAAAGAACAGCTCAAACTTTGACGTGAATATATGGAACGAGATTAGGAACCGTTTCTTTGCAATTGGAGCCAAGACCAAAAGGTGTAACCACTGCGGTGATAGGAATAGCATCGCTGTCAAGCAATCTGCTGATTCCACTCACATTGAAATATCCTGGGCACCCTCATCCCTGGAGCCAAAGGTTTTTAAAGActttcaaaaatatcaGGGAAAGTATGGTGAAAAGGATAAGGAGACGGAAAGGGTCATAAATATGCTCAATGAAGAGTTTGAGTCTCCCATGCTCAAGGGGCTGAATGCAACTGGAAAGTCGATAAACATGATGCACTTGCAAGCGTTTCATCTCGTTCCAGCTCTCAACAAGCTCTTTACCGAAAACCCTGGCTTTCTGGGAAACATCTTTCCTCAATCTCGTTTCCATGGCTGGAGGATATTCATAATGGACTGCATGGGAGTTTCTCCAAACAGATTCAGACCGCCTCTGGTTACGTCAGACAAACAAATTGTGCTTCATGCGCGGTCTTCTGCGCTCTTGGAAATTGTGATTGCAAACgagtttttaaagatcCTCTTTAGAGTGAAAAATCACCCAAACATACAGGAAGCGTTTAAGGATGAGGAGTACATTTCAAAATTGCTGGGATATAATGTGAATGAGACACAGCTCAGACAATTTGAGGAATATGTTTGTGGTAGTGGGTGTGATTTCAACAGCTCCATTTATAATCACACTTTAAACTTGCAAAGGAGACTCTCCATGTACATGGATAGTGGAAAGCAGGGGACTTCTACATTGGCTCAAAGACCAGGAATTAAACAGAGTATGGAGCACAAGAGTGGAACTGTTAGACAAAACATGCTTGGTAAGCGTGTAAATTATTCCGCTCGTACTGTTATTGCTCCAGACTGCTTCATGGACACCAACCAGATGGGCATGCCACTAAAATTTGCAATGGAACTCACAATACCGGAACATGTAACAAAGTATAACGTGAACTTTTTAAGGAAACTAGTCTTGAATGGATCAAAGATTTATCCTGGAGCCAATTTCCTCAGAGATAGCAATGGAAGGTTGTACAGCTTGTCCACTTTAAGCTATAGTGAGAGGGTTGCCAAGGCCAAGCTTCTTCTCACCGGTATTACCGAGGGGAATTCACCCAGGATAGTGTATAGGCATGTCTTGGACGGTGATGTCGCTTTAATGAACAGACAGCCTACGTTGCATAAACCTGGAATTATGGGACACTTTATCAAGGTATTAACCAaccaaaaaatatttcGTCTAAACTATGTCAATTGTAGTACTTATAATGCAGATTTCGATGGAGATGAAATGAACCTCCATCTACCCCAAGACCCGCTTTCTCAAGCGGAAGCCCAGTTAATAGCAAACGCTGATTGTCAATTTGTCGTGCCGAAAAATGGCCAACCTATTAGAGGTTTAATCCAGGATCATTGTCAGGGCGGTGCACTGCTTACATCGAAAAATACCTTTCTCAGAAAAGATGAATACTTTAATCTGATTTACGTTTCCCTTGACGCCTTTATCAGTTGCAGTGACAACATTTATCTAAAGGACGAGGAAGATACGTATAGGATTTGcgaaaatataaagattgATAATGAGCTTTACCAAATTACCAAACGACTAAAGGTGATGTCTGACCCCTTTTCTCGAAAATTCCCAAACCACGGTCGCGAAATTTACATTGACCCTCCAGCCATTGTCTATCCGGTCCCACTTTGGACTGGAAAGCAGGTAATAACATCCATCCTCAAGACACTTGTGGATGGAATGTCTACGGATATTCGTGGCGGCGTTTCCAAAGGACCAAGAGGTATAAATTTGGTATCAAAGTCCAAGACACCTGGAGATGCTTGGGGAGGTTCAAACGATGGAAATAAGGAGGAGTCAACTATAATCATCCAAAACTCTGAGCTTTTACAGGGTGTTTTGGATAAATCACAATTTGGGGCATCATCATATGGTTTAACACACCTCATCTTTGAGCTACTTGGACCAAGGATTTGCGGAATGCTTTTAAATTCCTTTTCCTATCTCTTTACCtcatttttgcaaatgCACGGTGTAACATGCAGTCCAAAGGATTTTATACTCACCAGTGATGCAGAACGACTCAGAATTCGCATCCTTCGGAGGATAAAGTATACAGGCCTACACATCCAGCAGCTCTTTATTTCTGCCATGCgtgaaaagtttgaaaagaagaataacGCTCTATCAAGTGGAGATGCTCCACACGCTGTCATTCTATCTGCCCTGGAACATTTGATTGATGAGGTGGGAAAGGTCGTAAATCTACCCTTTACCCGCGatatacttttggaatGTAAATCGACTGATCGTGCAAGAGAGATTATTGGAATGCTATTTCACCACATTGCTCAAGTATCACAAAAGGATGACCTCTTGAATCTCATTTTAAAGTCCCTAGAGAAGCTTTCTTCCGTGCCTCGCATAAAGCAGCTTGTGCTCAGctacattttaatgttgAAGAATGGTGATTCATACAAGCCACAGCTACTCTCTAGTTTCCCCTCGTGGCTTCACCACGATCCTACAGACGTGCATACGACCagagaaaaggaaaatgttTACAAACTGGGCGGGGCACAGAGCACTTGTTCTAGCTTCCATAACCTGATTTGTGACAGATTTAGAGGTAATGAACAAGAGTTTTATCGCATGTTTGATCgttttttccaaaataaCATCGTCGGAGTATCGAGTGACATCAACAGTGTGGTGGATTCCACCCTCCTAAAGTTTCCGGAAAATGGCTTTTTTGGTATGGTAGCAACAGGAGCCAAGGGTAGTAAGGTTAATTTTGCAATGATTTGCTCCGCTTTATCGCAACAGACGCTAGAAGGTCGTAGGGTCCCAGTGATGCCATCAATTAGGACATTGCCATCATTTGcctttggagattttggCTCACGTGCTGGTGGTTTCATTTCTGACCGCTTCTTAACTGGTTTAAGGCCTCAAGAGTACTTTTTCCACTGCATGTCTGGTAGAGAAGGTCTTGTCGACACTTGTGTCAAGACTGCCAAATCCGGATATCTACAGCGTTGTGTTTTAAAGGCCATGGAGGATGTTATAGTCTGCTATGATGCAACTGTAAGGGGTTCAGACGGTAGTATCATCCAGTTTGCATATGGTGAAGACGGCATTGATGTATCAAAATCCGCATATCTAGACAGGCCACGTGATATTGTTGCAAACTCTCATCTCATTCCACAGGATGAGGTTGCCAAGGTCAATGTAGAAGCTAGTGAAAAGtttatggaaaaaatgAGATTATTCACTAGCAACTACCAGGATCAACGAGTGCTGCTAGTTCACTATAAACATTCTCAATGCGACGCTGGAGATGCTGTTGGTTGTGTTGCTGGCCAATCCATTGGAGAACCAGCTACGCAAATGACTCTAAATACATTCCATCTTGCTGGTCATGGTGCTGCAAATGTGACACTCGGTATTCCTCGTCTGATTGAGCTTTTGAGAACAACTGGTGATTCATCCACTCCATACTTTTCAGCTACTCTGCTCGGTCAAGACGAGGCCAAGATTGCCAAAAATGCACAATTGGCATTAAATGCCCTCAGGACAGTTCCGCTCTCCGACATTGTCCACTCGGTTGGTATTGAGACCGATGTTTATGCGAGGCCGGACGGGAGCAAGGTTTGGGAATACACAGCAACGGTGCAGTTTGAAAATTTGTCATTCTTCAAAAAGGTAGTTGGTGGATTCAAGACGCAGAATATACTAAAGCTGACCTCAAATTGCCTATTGAATAGGTTCCTCAGACGTGTAATGGGCCTCATGGTTGTCACAATGGATGTAAATATACCATACGAACTACCGGATAATACGGATTATCTAGAAGAGTGTTGGAATACTTTGGTATTGCAAAAGCAGCTGATTAAAAAGGACAAGCAGTCCCTTCGGATCAGAAAGATGGTCCTCTCTTCTGGATCCTCTGGAAAGGTCGCCAGGTCCAAGGATCGGGAGGAGCCTGTGGATGACGAGCCAGATGTGGAGATTGAGGAACAGGAACCGGAAGAGGATGTtcaagaagaagaagacGAGTCAGAGACCGAGTGCGGTAGCGATTCATGTTCCTACTCATCCTCAGAGTCTGATGAGGATGCTgaacaagaggaagaagatacGGGATACAAGGGTTTCGAGAGTGAAATCAAGTTTGGAAAGCAGGACATTAGGTCTATAGATCGCAAGGTCTTTAGATTTGCCCACTCGCTCAAATTCTGCAAGGACACGTCACGACTGATTCTCAAATTTGGCTGGCCAGTTTCCAAGTGCCCATACTATCTCGATCTTCTACCACTGCTCAAGCAGGAGATATCGCAAGAAACACTCCGCAAGTCTCCCGGGATCCGTCAGTCCCGTGTTGTTCTCAACAATTCACACGATGGCAAGGACGACTACACGCTGCATTGTGATGGAACAAATCTCAAGAGGGTCTATTTACTCAAGGAAGGCATCATTGACTTTAACAAGATCAAAATCAACGATATTTCCACGGTATTGCACTATTACGGAGTTGAAGCAGCCAGAGCATGCATCGTCTCTGAGCTCAACAAGGTCTTTTCAGTCTATGGTATCGATGTAAACTATCGCCACCTGACGCTAATTGCGGATTTCATGACCCAAAAGGGTGACATTCGTGCGTTCTCCAGGTACGGCATGGCAAAACACAATTCCCCCCTGCTACAAATGTCATTTGAATCTACAATGAAGTTTTTGATGAGCGCATCAGAACGCGGTGCATACGACAATCTCAAGACACCAGCTGGTGCCATCATCGCCGGAAAACCTGTACACGTTGGTTCCAATCTTTGTAAGATTATGCAGGTTATCAACATTAAGGAACGCGAGTTGCCAAACGAACAAAATGCACAAATTATGTTTTAATTCTTCGTCTTGTACATGCATGCATGGTAGTCTATGTTATGAGCTTCATTCCTCTATGCTTTGTTGGTCAATTAATCTgcaatttaaaatttacaacCACCAAGCTGTATTGTGGTGATTTAAAGTATGTTGATACATTTGGTCATTCTGTGACTAGAGTTTATAGTGAATTCGTGTACATAGGTCTGTAGCTCCAACATGATGCAGAAAAGCCACAAGAATGATGATTGTCTCTAGTACTGCCTACTGGTAGATTTTACTACATTAATGGTGagtttatctccatccacaGACCATGCCCGTGGAGACATACCATGCAGACTAGAGTATTACGTACCAACCTCGATGGCGT encodes the following:
- a CDS encoding conserved hypothetical protein (encoded by transcript BEWA_039070A), with translation MSLTFSMFVYLYISAACMFMQTHFIFQTPEVENQRATSTYEIDTEKSMDSRSILERNVEIGKKLLSGELEANVYRGKGAYKPIMNIREGSIAASKYTGLYGPVRASGTNIRTTLRIDYQPDVCKDYKETGYCGFGDTCKFLHDRSDYKSGWQLEKEWEQQQAEKRLKMQAKLDKWQRKMQASLNGESVDSCSESESEESESDSDCSSSSESEDDETMDKSLKKLIKSKAKKMEIPFCCLSCKRVWRLEMDPIVTSCNHYFCQQCAIASYSKNSKCAKCGNTQDGILNKATNVLKLLESIGKGAESAALP
- a CDS encoding dephospho-CoA kinase, putative (encoded by transcript BEWA_039080A), with the protein product MDETVSASLFIFQNFFRFVTTLSLFPLAICQRKVSFNRNAYFLHISLLLFQFVLVAHLALKHIYYGLTGIFFSIVGQRLCVPVITGGIGAGKSTLGHYFASNGFLVIDSDSINRQLMVPGTFAYESLIHKFGLGIVLPSGEIDRAALREIVFNDDAKRKMLNRCLHKYIIYQIIWEVFRHRILSWNDRIVIEVPLLYDTPLSWICGPIIVCVASVDTRVSRCQTRNADLSRNIILNIIKSQPTNEKLIAWGDFVIENESSIEEYHKRAQELLDFL
- a CDS encoding ADP-ribosylation factor GTPase-activating, putative (encoded by transcript BEWA_039090A), which encodes MSSSAASNGNELIQLQELLSIEANNTCFDCGSIGPTWASLSHGSFICLTCSGIHRGFGLQTSFVKSVTMDTWSARQLLYMKNGGNANLKSFFDEYKITELPISARYKTEGAAYYRKRLRAIVDEAPLPPPLDPSIALQLESQHSEYVQGTPAPEAPKPAPKKSGFTNRHPEPQGDVFNTIGTAFGSFVQTAYANAEKAVSDIQTSAVMDQAKGMFEMSKSWIEVKGKKFAENIQDPEWWEENHCKARIGAQKMAFQLTSVASNAQDWFNRKFTGVSGQEEQFVYRQPETQVQSTETPPPTMSAPVGGSASIWSEPKDTDDSDPIMDHFKKVAP
- a CDS encoding DNA-directed RNA polymerase I, putative (encoded by transcript BEWA_039100A), translating into MLSYDTAVSTEVEGISLSFLSNEEIHTLSVSEIKNIGRSGYESAGKSCIYDPALGSSDIYKHCSSCNEMTNCDGHLGHIDFAVPLFHPLMLPSLVKLLKTVCFYCLKLKLRKKQVLKFQRLFDLAKAGMLSDLIVFDQLFGNDKDDDEKDAEASNRTKLHQLSKESKKDHIKKILFKLKKVAQVRSGGDAQATNLTRLKNSSNFDVNIWNEIRNRFFAIGAKTKRCNHCGDRNSIAVKQSADSTHIEISWAPSSLEPKVFKDFQKYQGKYGEKDKETERVINMLNEEFESPMLKGLNATGKSINMMHLQAFHLVPALNKLFTENPGFLGNIFPQSRFHGWRIFIMDCMGVSPNRFRPPLVTSDKQIVLHARSSALLEIVIANEFLKILFRVKNHPNIQEAFKDEEYISKLLGYNVNETQLRQFEEYVCGSGCDFNSSIYNHTLNLQRRLSMYMDSGKQGTSTLAQRPGIKQSMEHKSGTVRQNMLGKRVNYSARTVIAPDCFMDTNQMGMPLKFAMELTIPEHVTKYNVNFLRKLVLNGSKIYPGANFLRDSNGRLYSLSTLSYSERVAKAKLLLTGITEGNSPRIVYRHVLDGDVALMNRQPTLHKPGIMGHFIKVLTNQKIFRLNYVNCSTYNADFDGDEMNLHLPQDPLSQAEAQLIANADCQFVVPKNGQPIRGLIQDHCQGGALLTSKNTFLRKDEYFNLIYVSLDAFISCSDNIYLKDEEDTYRICENIKIDNELYQITKRLKVMSDPFSRKFPNHGREIYIDPPAIVYPVPLWTGKQVITSILKTLVDGMSTDIRGGVSKGPRGINLVSKSKTPGDAWGGSNDGNKEESTIIIQNSELLQGVLDKSQFGASSYGLTHLIFELLGPRICGMLLNSFSYLFTSFLQMHGVTCSPKDFILTSDAERLRIRILRRIKYTGLHIQQLFISAMREKFEKKNNALSSGDAPHAVILSALEHLIDEVGKVVNLPFTRDILLECKSTDRAREIIGMLFHHIAQVSQKDDLLNLILKSLEKLSSVPRIKQLVLSYILMLKNGDSYKPQLLSSFPSWLHHDPTDVHTTREKENVYKLGGAQSTCSSFHNLICDRFRGNEQEFYRMFDRFFQNNIVGVSSDINSVVDSTLLKFPENGFFGMVATGAKGSKVNFAMICSALSQQTLEGRRVPVMPSIRTLPSFAFGDFGSRAGGFISDRFLTGLRPQEYFFHCMSGREGLVDTCVKTAKSGYLQRCVLKAMEDVIVCYDATVRGSDGSIIQFAYGEDGIDVSKSAYLDRPRDIVANSHLIPQDEVAKVNVEASEKFMEKMRLFTSNYQDQRVLLVHYKHSQCDAGDAVGCVAGQSIGEPATQMTLNTFHLAGHGAANVTLGIPRLIELLRTTGDSSTPYFSATLLGQDEAKIAKNAQLALNALRTVPLSDIVHSVGIETDVYARPDGSKVWEYTATVQFENLSFFKKVVGGFKTQNILKLTSNCLLNRFLRRVMGLMVVTMDVNIPYELPDNTDYLEECWNTLVLQKQLIKKDKQSLRIRKMVLSSGSSGKVARSKDREEPVDDEPDVEIEEQEPEEDVQEEEDESETECGSDSCSYSSSESDEDAEQEEEDTGYKGFESEIKFGKQDIRSIDRKVFRFAHSLKFCKDTSRLILKFGWPVSKCPYYLDLLPLLKQEISQETLRKSPGIRQSRVVLNNSHDGKDDYTLHCDGTNLKRVYLLKEGIIDFNKIKINDISTVLHYYGVEAARACIVSELNKVFSVYGIDVNYRHLTLIADFMTQKGDIRAFSRYGMAKHNSPLLQMSFESTMKFLMSASERGAYDNLKTPAGAIIAGKPVHVGSNLCKIMQVINIKERELPNEQNAQIMF